Proteins from one Ipomoea triloba cultivar NCNSP0323 chromosome 1, ASM357664v1 genomic window:
- the LOC116021298 gene encoding glucan endo-1,3-beta-glucosidase 11-like, translated as MDTSFRRIAMSALLLLFFTLLTGLLREVESLGINYGQVGNNLPSPEKVLQLLQALTITKARIYDTNPQILTAFANSEVELIVTVENQMLSTLGGDPQQAAQWVGTHIVPYIPATKIVGIAVGNEVFTDGDVSLIPNLVPAMVNIHAALVRAGLDRTVHVSSPHSVAVLASSFPPSAGTFRQDLSETMGEFLRFLAETKSPFWINAYPYFAYKDDPDQISLDYVLFNPNSGTVDPLTKLRYDNMLYAQVDAVIFAISRMGFSGMEVRVSETGWPSKGGPDESGATPENAAIYNRNLMSRQVAQEGTPFRANVKLEAYVFALFNEDMKPGPTSERNYGLFRPDGTMAYNVGMVSSTSPASAAPVFSSAPIKAKQMDYQSLVYWMFVYLLAWVTCFHH; from the coding sequence ATGGATACTTCTTTCAGAAGAATCGCCATGTCTGcacttcttcttctcttcttcactCTCCTAACAGGTTTACTAAGAGAAGTCGAATCCCTCGGCATAAACTACGGCCAAGTTGGCAACAACTTACCCTCGCCGGAAAAAGTCCTGCAACTCTTGCAAGCCCTCACCATCACAAAAGCAAGAATCTACGACACAAACCCTCAAATCCTGACGGCGTTCGCGAATTCCGAGGTTGAGCTCATCGTAACCGTCGAGAATCAAATGCTGTCCACCTTAGGCGGCGACCCGCAGCAGGCGGCGCAATGGGTGGGGACCCACATTGTGCCGTACATCCCGGCGACGAAGATCGTCGGGATCGCCGTCGGCAACGAGGTTTTCACCGACGGCGACGTTTCCTTAATCCCTAACCTCGTACCCGCCATGGTTAACATCCACGCGGCGCTCGTGAGGGCAGGGCTTGATCGGACCGTCCACGTGTCCTCCCCGCACTCCGTCGCCGTCCTCGCCAGCTCCTTCCCGCCGTCCGCCGGCACTTTCCGGCAAGACCTAAGCGAGACGATGGGGGAGTTTTTGCGGTTCTTGGCGGAGACAAAATCGCCGTTTTGGATAAACGCTTACCCATATTTCGCATATAAAGATGACCCGGATCAGATTTCTCTAGATTACGTTCTCTTCAACCCGAATTCCGGCACCGTTGACCCGTTGACCAAGCTCCGTTACGACAACATGTTGTACGCTCAGGTGGACGCCGTGATTTTCGCGATTTCGCGGATGGGATTCTCCGGGATGGAGGTGCGGGTTTCGGAGACGGGGTGGCCGTCGAAGGGTGGGCCCGACGAGAGTGGGGCCACCCCGGAGAATGCGGCGATTTATAACAGAAACTTGATGAGCCGACAGGTGGCGCAAGAAGGGACGCCGTTCCGGGCGAATGTGAAATTAGAAGCTTACGTTTTCGCTTTGTTTAATGAAGATATGAAGCCTGGGCCCACCTCGGAGAGGAACTATGGCTTGTTCCGACCTGATGGAACAATGGCTTATAATGTCGGCATGGTTTCGTCAACCTCACCAGCTTCCGCTGCTCCCGTGTTTTCCTCTGC